From Granulimonas faecalis:
CACCGATCACGGCAACGGAGTCGGCGTCGCCGCAGAGCTCCTTGACGCGCAGGGCGTCGTCCCAGTTCTTGCAGTGGAGCACGCGGCCGCCGTCGATGCCGGGGATGGGCGGCAAAACGGGCTTGGAGCCGGTGGTGACCACGAGGTAGTCGAAGTCGCAGGCGCCCTTCTCGTCGGTCTGGAGGTCGGTCCACTCCACGTGCTTGGTGGCGGCGTCGGCGCTGACGACGTCGGTGTGCATGTGCACATGGGCGCCGGCGTCGGCGAGGGCGGCGGGGGAGCTGTAGAACATCCGATTGGGGTCGCTCACGTGGTCGCCCACCCAAAGGGCGATGCCGCACGAGAGGAACGACACGGTGTCGTTGCGCTCGAAGACGTGGACCTCCCAGTCGGGATGGGCCTTGAGGATGGAGACGGTGGCGAACACACCGGCGTGGGTGCATCCGATGACGGCGACTTTGGCCATGACGAACCTTCCTTCTGACGATGTGCCTTACATCAGAGATGCTACCCGCTTGACGCAGAGGAAGGCCGCGGGACGCCTCGGTCCTACGCGAAGCCCCAACGGGCGGTCACACCGCCGGACTGGTAGTAGGAGATCCAGGAGTCAAGGTTGATCGTGCGGATGTAGCCGATGTTGTCCATAACCATGCCGCCTCCCACGTAGATGCCCACGTGGCCGTAGATGCGGCCCGCCGCGGTGTGGGGGTGGGACGGCACTGCCACGAGCATGCCGGGTTGGATGGCAGAACGGTTGGAGCTCGTGCAGAACGAGTAGTACTGGTCCACGGCGTTGCCACCGGGGTAGCCGCAGCCCGCCGCCTGGTAGACCTGGCTCACCCACATGGCGCAGTAGCCGGCGCCCGGCGAGGGCACGCGCCCGCAGGCGGCCACGATGGCCGCGCCCTTGCCGGAGGCGGAGCCGCCCGAGCCGGCGAGGGCCGCCGAGGCGCTGGCCGCCTGGGAGGCGGAGGCTGCGCGGGCGGCCTCGGCGCGCTCGCGCTCCTCCTGCTCGGCCTTGGCCGACGCCATGATCTCGGCGTCGCGCTGGGCCATGAGCCCTTGGACCTCGGAGGAGAGGCTCGCGAGCATGTTCTGTGTCTCCACCTGCTTGGCCTGCATGGCCTCGAGGTCGGAGGCCTGGGAGGTCTTGAGGTCCTCCAGCTGGGCCTTCTGGGCCTCCAGCTGGGCCTTGGTGTTGTCGAGGGCCCGCTTGGCCGTGGTCACCTCGTCGATGAGGGCGACGTCTGCCTGGGTGACCTTGTTCATGTAGTAGATGTTGCTCGTGAGCTCCTCGAAGCTCGAGGAGGCCATGAGGACCTCGAGGAAGTTGGTGTCGCCTGCCTTGTAGTTGGCGTTCACGCGGGCGGCGAGGAGCTCCTTCTTCTCCTCGAGCTCCCTCTCCTTCTTCTCGATCTCCGCCTCGGTGTCGGCGATCTGGCCGTTGACGTCCTCGATCTTGCCCATGGTCTCGGAGAGCTGGGCGGCGAGCTGCTCGTACTCGTCGCCGAGGCGGTCGAGCTCGGCCTGGGCGGCGTCGAGCTGGGCCTGGGCGTCGGCGAGGGCGTCGAGGGTCGACTGGGAGGCCGACGGCCTGGCGAGGGCGCCGGTGACGGGGGTCGCGAGGGCGGCGAGGCCGAGGCCGCAGGCGACCCGGAGGAAGCCGCGGCGGGAGAGGCCGCGGAGGGGGGTATGGGGGGCGGGGGCTACCCCGCGGGGGGCGGCGTCGGGGCGTCCCTCTCGGATGGTCTGCGACATTGCGGCTCCGTTCAATCTGCGTGCACGTCGTACCACGGGCGAGGATTTTTCCAGTCGGTTTTGAAGGTCAAAACCATCCCAGTGTAGTCCACGGATGCCGGGGCGTCTAACCGATTCGCCCTGCCGCCAGCAGTACGGCGAGGTAGACGGCGCAGGCGATCGCCAAGGCCACGTCGGCTCCACGGACCTTGGGCCGCCTCCAAACGGTGCGGGGGCGTGTCGGGTCGTAGCCGCGGGCCTCCAGGGCGAGGGAGAGCCCCTGGGCGTGGCGGAGCGCCCCGGTGAGGGCCGGGACGAGCACGCTCGCGAGGGCGCGCACGCGCCGCACGGGGCCGCCGCGTCCGAGGTCGCCGCCGCGGGCCTCCTGGGCCTCGCGGACACCATCGAGCTCGTCGCCGATGGTGGGGACGAAGCGCAGGGCCAGGGAGAGCACGAGGGCGAGGGGCCCCACCGGCACGCCGAGGCGGGCCAGCGGGGAGAGCAGGCTCGAGAAAGCGCCGGTGAGCTCCGTGGGCGTGGTGGTGGAGAGCAGGAGCGAGCCCGTGAGCACGAGCAGCGTCAGGCGCACCGAGTAGAGGGCCGCCCAGTCGAGGCCCCCCTCCGTGACGGAGAGCGGCCCCAGGGACCACACCACGGGCCCCGTGCGGGTCACCAGGAGGTTGAGGCACGAGACGAGCACGAGCGCCGCCACCACGGGCAGGCAGGTGCGCAGGCACCGGAGGGGCGACGTCCGAGCCGTGGCGCACAGGCCGAGGAACGCGCCCAGGGCGAGGAGCGCCTGGGCCGGCGTGGCCACGAGGAACGTGGCGGCCATGACGGCGGCCACGACCAGGGTCTTGACGCGCGGGTCGGCGCGGTGGAGCGGGGAGGAGCCGGGCACGTACCGGCCGATGGAGGCCGCCACAGGTCACGCCCCCTCTCTCGGTCCGCGGGCGAGGCCTGCGAGGGCGTCCGCCAGGGCGTTGAGGGTGAGCGGCTCGCCCACGTCGACGCCGCGGCGCTCCCTGAGGAGATGCGCGGCCTCCAGGGCGCTCGGGAGGCCGAGACCCAGGCGCCGGAGCTCGCCCGACCGGGGGAAGACCTCCGCCGGCGAGCCGGAAAGCGCCACGCGCCCGCGGTCGAGCACGGCCACAGACGCCGCCAGCGAGGCGGCGTCGTCCATGTCGTGGGTCACGAGCAGCACGGCCCCGCGCCGCGAGGCGAGGTGGGCCACGGCGTCGCGCACGATGGCGCGCCCCTCGGGGTCGAGGGCGGCCATGGGCTCGTCGAGCACGAGGTTGGCCGGGTCCATGGCCAGGACGCCGGCGATGGCGGCGAGGCGCTGCTGGCCGCCGGAGAGCTCGAAGGGCGAGCGGCAGGCCAGGTGGCGGATGCCGAGGAGCCCGAGGGCGGCCTCGGCGGCCTCGGCGGCCTCCGCGTCGGTGGCGCCGAGGTTCCGGGGCCCGAAGGCCGCGTCCTCGGCGACGGTGGCCGCGAAGAGCTGGCGCTCGGGGCGCTGCATGACGTAGCCCACGGCCCGGGGGAGGCCGGGCCGGCGCCGCGGGCGCCCCAGCACGCCGCGGCGCACCCACGTGGGCGCACCGTCCACGAGGGCCTCGCCCGCGGTGGGGGCCACGAGGCCGGCCATGGCGCGTAGGAGGGTGGACTTGCCCGACCCGGTGGCGCCGAGCAGGCAGGTCACCCGGCCGTCGCGCGCCTCGAGGTCGACGCCGTCCACGGCGGGGAAGGGGGCGTCGGGGTAGCGGTAGGTGAGGGACCTGGCGGCGAGGCTCATCTCCCCACCTCCCGGACCACGGCGTCGGCCAGCCGGCCGGTGTCGAGCGTCGCCGGGACGTCCAGCCCGCGCTCCGCGAGGGCGCGGGCGAGCCGCACCGTGAAGGGGGCCTCGAGGGAGAGCCCTGCCAGGGACGGGTCCTCGAGCACCTTGTCGGGGGATCCCTCCAGGGCCACGCGGCCGCGGTCGAGCACGACCACGCGGTCGGCGGAGGCCGCCTCCTCCATGAAGTGCGTCACGTGGACCACGGCGGTGCGGCCGCGGAGGCCGTCGAGCACCCGGGCCACGCCCCGGCGCCCCCGCACGTCCAGGCGGGCGCCGGGTTCGTCGAGCACGAGGAGGTCGGGCTCCATGGCGAGGGCCCCGGCGATGGCCACGCGCTGCTGCTGACCGCCGGAGAGCCGTGTCGGGTCCGCGTCCGCGAGGTCCGCCATGGCCACGCGGTCGAGTTCCCGGGCCACCGCGGCGCCGATGCGCGCGGGCGGCCACCCGAGGTTCTCGGGCCCGAAGGCCACGTCGTCTGCCACCCGGGTGGTCACGATCTGGTCCTCGGGGTTCTGGAACACCATGGAGATGCGCGAGCGGGCCTCCGCGTAGGAGGCGCCGTCGGGGCGGCCGTCGGAGAAGCAGGTCAGGCCCATGAGCTCCACCGTGCCCTCGTCGGGCGCGCTGATGGCTGCCACGAGCCGGGCCAGGGTGGATTTTCCGGAGCCGTTGGCACCCAGGAGGCACAGGCGCTCGCCCAGGGCCACGTCGAGGTCCACGCCGTCCAGGGCCCAGGTGGTGCCCCCGTCGTAGGAGAAGCGCACGCCCCTGAGGGAGCAGGCGGGGCCGCGCCCGGTGGCGGGTGCCACAGCTACCGGCCCACCATGTCGGAGACGGGCTTGTAGGCCAGCCAGCACACGACGTCGTTGAGCACGACCTTGATGAGGTTGAACGGCAGGAGCACCGGCACGATGAGCGCCACGACGGCGTCCACGGGCACGCCGCTGTAGAGGGGCGTGATGACGATGTTGCCTGCCACGGCCACAACTATGGCCACGACCGATCCCAGCGCGAGGCCGGCCGCGGCGCCCGCGCGGGTGTGGCGGCGGCGGTAGACGAGGGACGCCGGGAGCACGGCGGCGAGGGAGCACGCCATGCCCATGACGGCGCCGAACGGCTCGACGAACAGGTGGATCACCCAGGGGAGCACCGCGACGCAGCTTCCCACGGCCGGCCCGAAGGCCAGGCCCGCCACGAGGCCCACGATGCCGGAGGGGTCGTACTTGAGGTAGGGCGCCGGCGGGAACAGGGGGATCTCGATGAAGCTCGCCACGATGGCCAGGGCGCAGAACAGCGCCGAGACGGCCACCCGCCGGCTGTTCCAGCCGCCGGAGGACGAGGACGTGGTATGGGAGGAGGGACGGTTCTGCTGCGCAGGCATGGCGACTCCGTTTCTTTCATCCGGACTGTGACCGTTGGCCCCGGACTCCCACCGGGTCGGCCGCGCGCACGCGGTTCGCGGGCTTCCCCCTCGGGGGTTACCGCCAGTGGGGACTTCCACCCCGCCCTGAAACTGACGCCACGAGCTTACCCCTCTTTGGGGCCGCCTGTCCTGCCGCGTCGGCGCATGCGCCCCGAGATGCGCCCGGCGGCGGTCGCCGCGATGACGATGACGCCGGTGATGGCGCCGCCCCTCCCGCCGCGGGACCCGGGCGCGGCCTGGGCCGCGGTGCCGGGGGCGGTCGGGGCGTCGTCGGGTTCCTCGGGGCCGTCGGCGGCGTCCCCGGCCCGGGGGGCCTCCCCGTCGGCGGCCTCCACGTCGCCGCCGAGCTCCCCCTTCACGTCGGGGTCGAGGGCCAAAAGCGTGAGGTCGCGCTCCACGGGCTTGCCGAAGTCCCAGAGCAGCCCCGTCGCGTCGTCCACCCAGTCCGTGCCCCCGTCGTCGGGGCGGTCGAGCGTGGCGCCGGGCTCCACCAGGGTCACGGCGGGGTCCGAGCCGTCGGCGGGCAGGAGCCGCACCTCCCATACCGGGGCGGCCGAGAGGCGGCGCTCCTCGCTGTCGAGCACGAAGCGCGACGCCGTGCCGGCCACGCCCTCCTCGCACCAGCCGAGGGCGGCCAGGGAGGGGTCGTCGGGGGCGTCGAGGGTGAAGGTGCCCCGCGACCCGTCGTCGAGGTAGTTGTAGAAGTCGTTGGCCGTCTCGGCGGTGTTGCGCCCCACGAGGGCGCCCATCACGCTCGCGGTGCCGGCGTTGAGGATGCCCCCGCCGCGTCGCGCGGAGTTGTGGGCCACGGTGCCGCCCGCAAGCTCGAGCGAGCCCGTGTTCACGACGCCGCCGCCCATGCCGTCCACGGCGTTGTGGACGATGATGGCGCGCTCCGCCTCCACCGAGCCCCGGTTGTAGAGGGCGCCGCCGTTCATGGCGGCGTTGTGGGAGAGGGCCGAGGCCCCCAGGCGCACGGAGCCCACGTTGTAGATGCCGCCGCCCATGCCCTGGGAGGCGTTGTGGACGATGGTGGCCCGGTCGCAGGAGAGCAGGCCCGTGTTGTAGATGCCGCCGCCGCCGAACTGCGTGGAGTTGGCGCAGTTGTCCACGATGTCGCCGGTGACGATGTCCACCCGGCCCCGGGCGTTGTAGATGCCGCCGCCGTAGAGGGCGCGGTTGTTGGAGAGGCCCGCGCCGTCCATGTCCACGGTGCCGGAGCGGGTGTTGTAGAGGCCTCCGCCGGTGTAGAGGGCGCGGTTGCCCGCGATGATGCCCTCGCCCAGGACCAGCCTGCCGGTGTTGTAGACGCCCCCGCCCGACCCCTGCACGCCGTCGGCGGCGTTGCCCACGATGGAGCCGCCCTCCACGGAGGCGGTGCCGCGGTTGTAGACGCCGGCGCCGGAGTCGGCGGTGTTGCCCGAGACGACGGCGGAGCGCTCGTGGAGCGTGCCGGCGTTGAAGACGCCGCCGCCGAAGGACGCGCGGTTGTCGGTCACGTCGCCGCCCTCGAGCATCACGGTGCCGGTGCTGTAGACGCCGCCGCCGCGGTGGAGGGCCCGGTTGCTGGCTATGCGCCCTCCGGAGACCTCCACGAGGCCGCGGCCCACGCAATAGACGCCGGCCCCGTGCACGGCGCGGTTGCCCTCGACGGAGCCGCCGGTCATGGAGAGGGTGGCCTTGTCCACGTAGACGCCGCCGCCGTAGAGGACGCCGTCGCCCTCCTGGCGGCAGTTGTCCTGGACCGCCCCCGCCTCGATGAGGAGGCA
This genomic window contains:
- a CDS encoding ATP-binding cassette domain-containing protein; translation: MAPATGRGPACSLRGVRFSYDGGTTWALDGVDLDVALGERLCLLGANGSGKSTLARLVAAISAPDEGTVELMGLTCFSDGRPDGASYAEARSRISMVFQNPEDQIVTTRVADDVAFGPENLGWPPARIGAAVARELDRVAMADLADADPTRLSGGQQQRVAIAGALAMEPDLLVLDEPGARLDVRGRRGVARVLDGLRGRTAVVHVTHFMEEAASADRVVVLDRGRVALEGSPDKVLEDPSLAGLSLEAPFTVRLARALAERGLDVPATLDTGRLADAVVREVGR
- a CDS encoding ECF transporter S component, encoding MPAQQNRPSSHTTSSSSGGWNSRRVAVSALFCALAIVASFIEIPLFPPAPYLKYDPSGIVGLVAGLAFGPAVGSCVAVLPWVIHLFVEPFGAVMGMACSLAAVLPASLVYRRRHTRAGAAAGLALGSVVAIVVAVAGNIVITPLYSGVPVDAVVALIVPVLLPFNLIKVVLNDVVCWLAYKPVSDMVGR
- a CDS encoding energy-coupling factor transporter transmembrane component T family protein; translated protein: MAASIGRYVPGSSPLHRADPRVKTLVVAAVMAATFLVATPAQALLALGAFLGLCATARTSPLRCLRTCLPVVAALVLVSCLNLLVTRTGPVVWSLGPLSVTEGGLDWAALYSVRLTLLVLTGSLLLSTTTPTELTGAFSSLLSPLARLGVPVGPLALVLSLALRFVPTIGDELDGVREAQEARGGDLGRGGPVRRVRALASVLVPALTGALRHAQGLSLALEARGYDPTRPRTVWRRPKVRGADVALAIACAVYLAVLLAAGRIG
- a CDS encoding coiled-coil domain-containing protein, with translation MSQTIREGRPDAAPRGVAPAPHTPLRGLSRRGFLRVACGLGLAALATPVTGALARPSASQSTLDALADAQAQLDAAQAELDRLGDEYEQLAAQLSETMGKIEDVNGQIADTEAEIEKKERELEEKKELLAARVNANYKAGDTNFLEVLMASSSFEELTSNIYYMNKVTQADVALIDEVTTAKRALDNTKAQLEAQKAQLEDLKTSQASDLEAMQAKQVETQNMLASLSSEVQGLMAQRDAEIMASAKAEQEERERAEAARAASASQAASASAALAGSGGSASGKGAAIVAACGRVPSPGAGYCAMWVSQVYQAAGCGYPGGNAVDQYYSFCTSSNRSAIQPGMLVAVPSHPHTAAGRIYGHVGIYVGGGMVMDNIGYIRTINLDSWISYYQSGGVTARWGFA
- a CDS encoding energy-coupling factor ABC transporter ATP-binding protein, with amino-acid sequence MSLAARSLTYRYPDAPFPAVDGVDLEARDGRVTCLLGATGSGKSTLLRAMAGLVAPTAGEALVDGAPTWVRRGVLGRPRRRPGLPRAVGYVMQRPERQLFAATVAEDAAFGPRNLGATDAEAAEAAEAALGLLGIRHLACRSPFELSGGQQRLAAIAGVLAMDPANLVLDEPMAALDPEGRAIVRDAVAHLASRRGAVLLVTHDMDDAASLAASVAVLDRGRVALSGSPAEVFPRSGELRRLGLGLPSALEAAHLLRERRGVDVGEPLTLNALADALAGLARGPREGA